One window of Triticum dicoccoides isolate Atlit2015 ecotype Zavitan chromosome 5A, WEW_v2.0, whole genome shotgun sequence genomic DNA carries:
- the LOC119304394 gene encoding heavy metal-associated isoprenylated plant protein 39-like → MAQKVVLRIPTMTDDKTKQKAMEAVADIYGIDSIAADLKDNKMTVIGAMDTVAIAKRLKKLGKIDIVSVGPAKEEKKPAPAPAAEKKGEEKKEDKKEEKKDDKKVDKK, encoded by the exons ATGGCCCAG AAGGTGGTGCTGAGGATTCCCACCATGACCGACGACAAGACCAAGCAGAAAGCCATGGAGGCCGTCGCCGACATCTACG GTATCGACTCGATAGCCGCGGACCTCAAGGACAACAAGATGACCGTCATAGGCGCCATGGACACGGTGGCCATCGCCAAGAGGCTCAAGAAGCTCGGCAAGATCGACATCGTCTCGGTTGGCCCGGCCAAGGAGGAGAAgaagccggcgccggcgccggctgcTGAGAAGAAgggcgaggagaagaaggaagacaagaaagaggagaagaaagatgaCAAGAAGGTCGACAAGAAGTGA